Below is a genomic region from Ailuropoda melanoleuca isolate Jingjing chromosome 8, ASM200744v2, whole genome shotgun sequence.
aacagcTTATAGAGCCTCAGCAATGATACAAATCAACCAATATGGAAATAAAGTGTAAAGAATGTGAGGAGATAACTGTCAATCAAGAATTGTACGCCactaaatgcagagaacaaactggtggctgccagaggggcggggctgggggaggggcgaaGTGGGTGAAGGGGTGCAGGAGGTCcaggcttccaggtatggaagGAGTGAGTCACAGGGAGGAAAGGAATCGCATAGGAAATGCAGTCAGTGATCTTGTAGCAGccttgtgtggtgacagatggaagCTATGCTTGTGTTGGGCAGAGAATAACGTGTAGATTTATCTGATAGccatgttgtacacttgaaactcaTGTAACATTCTGTATCCAccatgtttcattaaaaaaataaatataattgaatGCTGAGTAACTACCAAGTATGAGTGTGCAATAATGACATTTAGAGACCTTAAAAAATAGGAAGTTTCTACCACTACTACAACCGTATcaagtaacttaaaaatatacaacacAATAATAAAACTTATCCTGAAATGAGCATTTGAAATATAGGAAggaatagaaagttaaaaaaatcaaacctgtAAGTAAATCTGAATAACTAGtgtatcataaaaaataatgttcagtTCTCGAGCTTAAAAAGTCATGATCGTGACTTCTGGTTTCATCTCCAACATGAAAAGAGCTTGGAAGCTGTCCCttgccttcttaaaaaaaagacaaattgggACACATTGAATATCAAGGCTTTTCTTGGACCCATCAGAGagctgaggtcacagggcaaattAACCTGGGACAGTGACGGGTAATTAACACACAGCAGACTGCCCATTGTGAACTCACTCTTCTGTGTTGATTTTAGAGTGTGGTCCACCTGTGAATGGTTTGTCACACTTCCTTACTGATTTCAAATACTCTCATATCACATGGTCACACGTGTCAATATGCAGCCAGCAGGTGGCCTTTGGAGGAAGACTAACTAGAAAGTCTCCCATGTCTCACCCACTCACAGCTCACTCCATGAGAGTCCTTGCCTTCTGCTTCTATCTAATGATCTGAAGTGCTAGCATTAGGGCATTTGACCCCCTGACACTTGCTGCAcaaatttcaatattttcaaaattctacaGTGGCTTTCCATGGCCCCTGCTGACTGGGGGTGAACTGGAGGAATGAAGTGATACCGAATCTGTAGGGTTTCGCCAATGTCTCTTTTGATCTAATATATACGTCCCCTGGTCACTTTGCTAGTATGGGTATCCAAACATGAGAATAAGGTCCCTGAAAATAGTTTGATAGTGATGACTTTGAAGAAGGATATGACCCAATACCCATTTTGAAAATGTCCCCCCATTCTACCAAAGAGGAGGAGATAcgtttttgtcttaattttaccCACAGTGAGAAAAATCAGATCACACTGCAAACATTTGAGTTAGACCTGAGTCAGGCTTAGTTAGTGCAGTCCACCTAATGCTTCCTCATCTCTACCTCTGGGACATGGTAGGATTATACCTTCTTCTGACCTTCTTGTGGTTGGGTGGGGGCAGGTCCTGGTCAACATGTATGCATGGTCTGGGTACAGAGATtttcagacaataaaaagaaatgcgaAATACCTTAGTTTAGActtttgtgtccaaattttcttCTTGTTAGAACTAAAAGATTCAACATGCATTATGATTTGGCCTGGAAAACAGAAGCTCTGTGAATTTGGAGCAGACGCCAAAACACGTAGACTGAAATCACTTTTGTATTATTCATACTCTATATATCTAATTATTATGAGTTATGTAGTTGAAGTGAGCCTTTGTTATCCGTGCatgctcttttctttatttttaggtgGTAATTCGCTCCACTACCTAAATCTGTGTTAGATGTTATATTGTTTACTGTAGCATTTCATATATACATTAGGACACTGTAAGATTCATTTGTCTACTTATGTGTTCCCCATTGGACTCTGGAGTTCTGGAGCCTGGACACCGTATAGGAGTCCCCTGATTTAAATTGTTGAAGGAATTATTGCGTTGAttaattatttgagaaagcacGAGTGAATGAATAAGTATCAGCGCTGAGGTCATAAGTCATTCGTGATTTGAGCCTGATTTTTTCTATATTAGGTAATTACTTCTTATAATTCAGCTAGTACTTCTATCATATAGACAATTTTCAACCACTAGTGAACTCAGAAAATAGAGCTTCAAGGAATCAATCAGACACATTATGCTATCATCAAACAATATTTTCAGAATTCAGGCTAACAGTGGAATGACACCATGAATAACGAGCCACAGGGGACAAGTTCGATCCTCCAGAGCTGCTATTTTGAGGAGAAACCCAGGAGAAAACATCAAAATGTGGTGCAATGCGATGAGACATATGCTGAGATTTCATCAGTTCCCATATGCAATGCAAACCTCAATTCtccagtattttattcttttttactttccctttttgAAAACAGTACTAATAACTCTTGGAGCATACTAACAACACAATGAAGTATTTACAAAATGAGGTTGTCCCAATTATTATTTGATAATGTAAATGATTCATTATTGAAGTATCAAAATTATCCaacattcttctttattttctggaatttcttCATGTCATCCTACCTCCGTTCTTTTGCTCTATTTCTTCTCTTACCGCTTTTCCAATTGCATGAAGAAGAAATGTGTGAACAAAGACTGTGGGAAGAACTTACAAGTTTCAGGGTTACTCTTGTTGGGCCAGTCATACCACAGAGAGACAaatattgaagaagaagaaggaaaaaaggtttTGGTGTAGACATGGGAACTTGTTGTGATAGGTTTATCTCCAGatggaaagaacaaagaactCAAGTTATCAGGGACTTGAAAAGAAGGTAGGAACATACGGAGAGAACGAGGTGCCATCTGTTTAGGAATCAGTGTGGATCGGAAGTTGGGTCcctgaaaagtaaatatttggaaatagaaagCATCTTAGTAGGAAGAATATTCTGAAGAAATCAGACAGGATTGATGTAGGTGGAGACTATGGGGCTCTGACAGTATTTTTCCCAGAGGAACCCGCTGCTTCATGGGGAACACATAAGGAACCAGATGGGATGAGACTGCGGGATGACACATTTGCAATCTCAGTTAGGTGGAGGTAGAGTAGAACATGCGCTTTTCGTAGTCTATGGGCGAAAATGTAGTTTCTATCAAAATCCCACGTTTagttataaaatacacataactaTTCAAAAATCAGTGTTGCGTTATGCCAATAATTGCTGATGCTCATTGGTATTGCTCTGCTTCCCCCAAAATGGAAAGTTCCTGAAACTAGTGATCGTAACATACAGTAGAATTTACACCATGAGCTTTGATGCCAAATAGCCTGAAATTAAACCTTGACCATATTCTTACTAGCGTGGGACTTTATCAAGTTTCTAAcctgtctttgttttctcattttttataataaagaacttattatagggttattttaataattataaggTTCTTGTAATGATTAACTTATGAAGTGTTTAGCATATCCCAAGCtcaataatgtttttatttcatagctGAATTATTCTAGAATAACttaattcattataattttaacatttcaggTATTTTCTTATAGTTAAATTCCTTGGAAACTAATAAATAGAGGGTAGCAAATTTATCAAAATAGTTAATGAATCAGAATGATTACATTGTCCATAATTAGCTAgagtaatttatataataataatgataataataataatggcaacatTCAAGCATCttcaaaaatactattttaatggCTGGGAATCATTGACATAATTTGGGAAGAGAATGATTCTGAGAACCAGGCTATCTGACTGGTGGCCCCAGGTTTGAACTTTAGATCTTTAATTGAGAATTTactggggtgccttggtggctcagtcaaacatctgcttttcgctagggtcatgatctcagggtcctaggatggagccacatgttgggcttctggctgagcagggagcctccttctcctttcccctctggccctccccactccactcgtgctctctctctcacacacactctcttgaatgaataagtaaaatcttaaaaaaagaatttattgtgAATCAGTATCACTCAAACCACTTCTAtacattcatttaatcctcataacagtaGTTTGAGAGAGGGTGATTTTTGAGATGAAAAATTGAGGTAAAGACCATAAAATTTCCAAAGTTATTTGagccaatatttatttttgtttggatgCAAGTAAAGCATTTCATCCATTATATGTGAATGCCCATCAGCATGGGCCATGTATGTTGCTATTAAACAGGTATTTTCAGGGTGTCTTGTCCTCTCTAggcttttttttctgattttaaaagaaatgttgaaatcCCATGAACAGGTTACTtagagatattttcatttttctcctctgcatAGGAAACATCATTGGCCCCAGCCTGCAATGTAAGGTGTTCCTGTCGCAGAGCAGGTTGTANGGGTGTTCCTGTCGCAGAGCAAGTTGTAGTTTGGTGCAGCTGAATTTCCAAGACCCTAAGACAGTGGGAACAGGAGCTCCCTGGGCAGATGACCAGCCGCCACCAGCTGTGGTAAAAGAATGCAGTGATGAATGGTTCGGTGCTAACTGTGAATACCTGGTCAGGTAGCCCAGGAATTCAAAGTCAGAGTATGTGATGGAGACTAGTGGTTTCTGTCCTTACCTTCCTCCCGATCCACCTCACCCAGCCCGGGAACCTGCAGGACCCTGGCAAGGGGGCGATCATTGGCAGTTCCTGAGAGGAGCATGTCAGCTCCATACCCTGTCCTGGCAGAGCCAGCTGGAGAGTTAAGGAGCTGCTCAGAGCTTAGAACTCTTtcaggggtgcccggctggctcagtcagttgagtgtctgcctttggctcaggtcatgatcccagggtcctgggatcaagccccacatctgggtccctgctcagcagggagcctgcttctcccattccctcttctcttccttccccaagttgttctctgtctctctctccttgtctctcaaatagataaataaaatcttaaaaaaaaaaaactttcaatgtGGGAGCATTTAACGTGGTCACGATGTGCCCGGAAGGGGGGTGGTCACACTCGGACACACACACGGCACATACACACAGAGCCACTAACAGACTGAGAAGGCAGTCACACTGCTGTAACCATGAGTAAGTGACTCTGATATTTGCTGCTGTCCTTGGACACTATGCCCAGGAGTGTAATTCCCAAGTTGTGTACATAAGtcttaagcaaaaatgaaaaaaaaaattataaacttagGTATATGAATAAAACAACCCTTGTGTCTGAGTTCCAAGgagaatacataatttttaagatgGCAAAACAATGGCATATGTCAACTGTAGgtcaataaaatggaacaaaagaaaaaaaaaatttcacagagaaaaatttGATAGACCAAAATTTAAGCAAGCTCATcatcaataaaatttaattctgatttttaaaaattcttcaggaAATTTGTGAAACAAATATTCCTGAGTGGGTCGTTGTGGACAGTATCGAACACTGAGACTACACATGTAATATGTTGCATGTTGATGCCTAAATTATATTActgtatttttggaaaatgagCATATCTACTTTCCAACGTTTATTTGCTTGGGGACTATGTCACCGTTTCTATAAGCTTCCACAGAGCTCTCTTCACTTCCTTGTTCCTCAGGGTGTACACCACCGGGTTTAGAAGGGGTGTCAGCACCGTGTAGAAAACTGCCACAACCCCATCCACAGCATCCCGGGAGCCTGGCCTCaggtaaatgaaaacacagggaacaaagaaacaaaggaccACAATGCAGTGGGAGGCGCAGGTCTGAAAGGCTCTGTGTCTCCCCTCTGAGGTGCGGATCTTCAGGATGGACCAGATGATGGACACATAGGACAGCACTATCAGGAGAAAGCAGCCCGAGGCCACGACCCCGATGTTGACAAAGATCACCATCTCGTTCACGGAGGTGTCCGTGCAGGCCAGCTTGAGGATGGGAGGGGCATCACAGAAGTAATGCTGGATCTGGTTGGGCCCACAGTAGGGCAAACGGAATGTCAGTGTGGTCTGGACAGCAGAGTGCAGAGAGCCACTGAGCCACGTGCTGGTGGCCAGGAGGGCACACGTCCTCCCACTCATCATGCTGGGGTACCTGAGCGGGTGACTGATGGCCAGGTAGCGGTCATAGGACATGACTGTGTAGAGGAAACACTCGGTGCTCCCCAGGAAGTGGAAGGAGTAGAGCTGGGCCACACAGCTGTGAAAGGAGATCGCCCTGCCTCCTGGGGACGCCAAGGTCATCAGCATTTTGGGCACGGTGACCGTGGAGAACCACATGTCAATGAAGGACAGGTTGGTCAGGAAgtagtacatgggggtgtggaggtgggaatcCACCGCGATCACCAGCAGGATGAGGAAGTTCCCCAGCACGGTGAGTACATAAATCACCAAGAACAGTCCCCAGAGGGGGATGTCCAGCGCAGGTGCACGGGGAAGCCCCATGAGGAAGAACGTTGTGACGAGGCTCACGTTTGTCATTTTCCACGCTTTTGCTGCCTCTCCCTATGGGAGTAGAGAGAGCACCCAGTATGTAATTGAAAACTGGACACCCATTTTCATGTGGCAACTGCATTATCCATGGTAGATAATTCTAGACTTAAACTCAACTTTGCTTGTTACAAAACTTATTTGGTAAAGATGATAGAGTAATTTCatcatcattttctctcttcctctctctctctctctcttgcccacaCAGAAACACATGCTTGCACAAATAGAGGCACCCACAGATATATGTAGAAGAAAGTCATAGAAATCCATTGTATCAACTTCTGCTTATATatcacaaatgaccacaaacttagcagcATCAAACAATGCAAATTCCATTTTTACGGTGTCTGAGTCAGGTGAGCTGGGTGTTTTGCTCAAgactgaaatcaagatgtcagctgaGTCTGGACTCTCATGTGAGGCTTGAGTTTCTCTTCCAAGCCAATTgagattgttggcagaattcatttccttgcggCTTTAGGACTGAGGTGTCTGTCTTTCTTGGTGGCTGTTACCAGGGATCATCCCTCCCAGCTTTAGAGCCCACCCTCAGGTCCCAGCCACCTGGCCATCTGATAACATGGCGGCTTACTTTTTAAAGCCAGTAAGAGAATCTGTGTCCAGTTTGCTGTGACAAAGTGTGATGTGACAGAATGCATCAAAGGTGATATCCCATCACAGTCTCAGGTCTCACCCACTCAAGGCTAGGCGGCTCAGCAAGGAGTGTACACAAGGGGCAGCAATCGGGGGGCCGTTTggaattctattttctcttccgAGTTCATGGAGAAATTTAAAGAACCAAGAATTTAATTGTTGATAGTAATGTACACTTCAAAAATCAACAGTACAGATGAATAATTCCCTGGGGTCCTCGTATGTAACTTGGTAGTAGTAATACCAGCTAAGAAATAAGCattaaataagacaataatgGTGAAGTCCATAATAAAGTGTCTGATAGTTGAGAACTTCACAAGAAATTACAATGAATCATACAAAATTGTTACCTTATGGacctatctatctgtctgtctatttATCAATAGAGAGGGGGAAATGAGAAGGAGAATAAATTCTCTTTGTGTTGTAGAGAGTTCTCGATTTCAAAGCTAGATCTTTGAGGAAGGTTTCATCACTGGTATTGGGACTGGTGTCTCACTACAACCACCACCTGCTTATAAAGGGAATTCCCTCAGTAGAGGTTGAGAAACTCAACTCTATAACATGATTCCTGTATTCTTCCATTTGATTCAGAAAATACCAAGCCTTGTACACTGCTGGTTCCATACTTCTCTTACACTAGGCTATCCTTTATGAGGCTCTAAGAACATAAAATTCATACCTGTTCTCCCAAACACCATCCACTGGCAGTTTTCTAACATATATCCATCTATCCTCAAGAGctagatattttctaatttggcTTTGTTAGAGATAATATCTGTCCCTCCATCTTCCACTTCTCATACTCATGAATTCAGTCAAGGCCCTTGTAAGAGAAAACATCTCCATCAAGTGTATGGCTCTTACTTAAGACCTACTACCTGAGACAGGAAGAACAGAACCAACACCAAAGGAAAGGATGTTGCCAGCTTGATATGAAGAAAAGTTGGGATTCTGTACAATGAAAAGCAAGGCggaattaatgttttttatttatccaaCTTAGTGTTGCGTTCATGATCgttattaattattctttgaGGGAAGACTATGAAACCAGCTCCACAATATGAGAGAAGCCAGGATCTCTGATCTCATCAAAACTTAGACAAAATGCATCCTGTGTCTAGAAAATGTGGTTTAAGCTACATCTAAGCTGTAATTTTcacgggtgaaggggagtgggaggttcAGGCTTCCAGGCATGGAATGAATAAGCCATGGGAATGAAGGCCCCGCATAAGAAATACAGTCGATATATTGTCACAGCGTTATTTGGTGACAGGTGGTggctgcacttgtggtgagcagagcataaagTACAGAGAAGttggatcactatgttgtacacctaaaaatagtgtgacattgtgtgtcaaatatacaaacacacaaaaaaattttaagctctaCTTTTCAAATAAGAGAGTAAATAGCAGacaaaattattataatcacCTATATGGATATCAGAATTCAAGAACTGGTACAAATGTATCTGAAGTTTCTACTTTACCAGCAGGATCCCATACCCAGAATAACTTCACATTCAGATTAGATGAAATACGAACCTTTTCATCAGGTGAATTGCAAGTAGATTGAGATTTAAGGCAGGACTATCGATGAGAGGTGTCAGTGTTTGACTTGTTTGCGCTTGCCGCAGCAATTTGGTCCCAATTTGTAGGCCTTTAATTAAAGTGTGTgtttgcaccatacacaaaaataaactccaaatggatgaaagatctcgatgtgagataggaatccatcaaaatcctagaggagaacataggcagcaacctctacgacatcggccaaagcaaactttttcatgacacatctccaaaggcaagagaaacaagataaaatgaacttatgggacttcatcaagataaaaagcttctgcacagccaaggaaacagtaaaaaaaactaagaggcagtccacggaatgggagaatatatttgcaaatgacactacagataaaagactggtatccaagatctacaaagaacttctcaaactcaatacacgagaaacaaagaaatgaaaaaatgggcagaagatatgaacagacacttttccaatgaagacatacaaatggctaacaaacacatgaaaatatgttcaaaatcattagccatcagagaaattcaaatcaaaaccacactgagataccaccttacgccagttagaatggcaaaaatagacaaggcaagaaacaacaattgctgcagaggatgtggagaaaggggatccctcctacattgttggtgggaatgcaagttggtacagccactctggaaaacagtgtggaggtcccttaaaaagttaaaaattgaactaccctatgacccagccattgcactactgggtgtttaccccaaagatacagacgtagtaaagagaagggccatatgcaccccaatgttcatagctgcattgtccacaa
It encodes:
- the LOC100474415 gene encoding olfactory receptor 10G9, translated to MTNVSLVTTFFLMGLPRAPALDIPLWGLFLVIYVLTVLGNFLILLVIAVDSHLHTPMYYFLTNLSFIDMWFSTVTVPKMLMTLASPGGRAISFHSCVAQLYSFHFLGSTECFLYTVMSYDRYLAISHPLRYPSMMSGRTCALLATSTWLSGSLHSAVQTTLTFRLPYCGPNQIQHYFCDAPPILKLACTDTSVNEMVIFVNIGVVASGCFLLIVLSYVSIIWSILKIRTSEGRHRAFQTCASHCIVVLCFFVPCVFIYLRPGSRDAVDGVVAVFYTVLTPLLNPVVYTLRNKEVKRALWKLIETVT